The sequence GACAGCGCCGCGGCGCCGTCCGGGGTCTGGATGTCGCAGAACATGCGGGCAGCGCCCTGACGCTCGCCGCGCCACGGCAGCACCTGGAAGGTGCTCGGGTCGGGGCGAGCGATCATGTCGGCCTCGTACACGCGAGCCAGTCCCTCGACGGCCGAGCCGTCGAAGCCGATGCCCTCGCTGAAGGCGTTCTCGAGCTCCGCGGGAGCGATCGCGACCGACTTGAGAACACCGAGGACATCGGTGAACCACAGTCGGACGAAACGGATGTCACGCTCCTCGACGGTGCGGAGCACGAATTCCTGCTGCTTGTCCATAGACCTCATCCTGCCTCATCCGCATGACGTTCGTGTTACCTGGAACGTCCGTGCCTACAGCCAGCCAACGCGCGCTGGCACCAACCGGTTCCGTCGTAGGCTGGCCGCATGACGGACCTGCGCATCGCGATGGCACAGATCAACACCTGCGTGGGCGACATCGCAGGTAACGCCGCACTGATCCTCGACGGCTGCCGTGCCGCGGCCGAGCGCGGCGCGAGGCTCGTCGCCTTCCCCGAGATGACGACCACGGGCTACCCGATCGAGGACCTCGCCCTGCGCGCGAGCTTCCAGCGCGCGGCCGAGCAGTCGGTCCACCGGATCGCCGCCGAACTGGACGATGCGGGACTGGGCGACCTCACCGTCGTCCTGGGGACGCTCGGGACGAACGATGAGGGCCGCCCGACGAACGACGCCGTGGTTCTGCGCGGCGGCGCGGTCACGGAGCGCTACAGCAAGCACCACCTGCCGAACTACGGCGTCTTCGACGAGCGCCGCATCTTCGCCGCGGGCCACGAGCCCTGCCTGATCACCGCCGACGAGCGGCGCATCGGCATCGTCGTGTGCGAGGACATCTGGCAGGACGGCGGACCCGTGGCGGCGCTCGCCTCGAAGGACCTCGACCTGCTGCTCGTGCTCAACGGTTCGCCCTTCGAGGAGGGCAAGGGCATGGTGCGCACCGAGCTCGCGCGGCGACGCGCGGCCGAGGTCGGCGCCCCGCTCGTGTACGTGAACATGTGGGGCGGCCAGGACGACCTCGTGTTCGACGGCCACTCGTTCATCGTCGCCGCCGACGGCGAGTGGATGGCGAACTCCCCCGGCTTCGAGGACTCGCTCGTCACGTGGGACGTGCCCGCCCGAGGGACGGCCCCCGCCACGGGCGAGGTCGTCGACTTCGCCTCCGAGGACGAGCAGGCGTATCGCGCCGTCGTGACCGGGCTGCGCGACTATGTGAACAAGAACGGCTTCGGCTCGATCGTGCTCGGCGTCTCGGGCGGCATCGACTCGGCGCTGACCGCCGCCATCGCGGCCGACGCGATCGGCGGCGCGAATGTGGTCGGCGTCTCGATGCCGTCGGAGTTCTCCTCGGAGCACTCCAAGGACGATGCGGCGGATCTGTGCAAGCGGATCGGCGCCGACTACCGGGTCCAGCCGATCGCGCCGCTCGTCGACGCGTTCCAGGCGCAGCTCGCGCTCACCGGGGTCGCCGAGGAGAACCTCCAGGCGCGCGTGCGCGGAGTGATCCTCATGGCCATCTCGAACCGCGAGAACCACCTCGTGATCGCGCCCGGCAACAAGTCCGAGCTCGCGACCGGCTACGCGACCATCTACGACGCGGGCTCGATCGGCGGCTTCGCTCCGCTCAAGGACCTCGACAAGACGCGCGTGTGGGCGCTCGCGCGGTGGCGCAACGCGCTCGCCCGGTCGCGCGGCGAGGTCGAGCCGATCCCCGTGAACTCGATCGAGAAGCCCCCGTCGGCCGAGCTCAGGCCGGGCCAGACGGACCAGGACTCGCTGCCCGACTACGCGCTCCTCGACGAGGTCCTCGACGCGTATGTCGAGCACGCCGAGGGCCGCGAGGAGCTGCTCGCGCGCGGTTTCGACGAGGCCGTCGTCGACAAGGTGCTGTCGCTCGTGGACCGCGCCGAGTGGAAGCGCCGCCAGTACCCTCTCGGACCGAAGGTGACCGCGCTCGCCTTCGGTCGCGACCGCCGTCTCCCCGTCACCTCGCGCTGGCGCGAGAAGTAGGACCTCGGCTTCCGCGCTATCCCGGCCCCGCATTCCTTTCGGTGCGGATCTCGGCGGGCCCTGCACTCCCAGATTCCGCTGAGTGTGGCCGGGCCCGTGAGCGGTGGAGCTGTGGTCAGAACCCTCGGGTCAGCGAGAACGGTCGGCGCCTTCTGGAATGGCGCGACAGGTCGCCACACCTAGAGCCACACCCTGAGGAATCTAGGCGCCTCCGCACGTCCCGCAGCCACACCCAGAGGAATCTGGCGCGAGAAGTAGGTCGCTCCCCGTGAGAAGGTGAAGCCATGAGCAAGAAGGTGCGGATCCACCACTTCAAGGAGATGAAGCAGCGCGGTGAGAAGATCACCATGCTGACGGCGTACGACTATCCGACCGCGAAGGCGTTCGACGCCGCCGGCGTCGACATGCTGCTCGTCGGAGACTCGCTCGGCGACAACATGCTCGGCTACGACTCGACGGTCCCCCTCACGATCGACGAGATGGTCCCGTTCGCGCGCGCCGTGGCGCGCGCCGCCGAGCGCGCGTTCGTCGTCGCGGACCTGCCGTTCGGCTCGTACGAGGTCTCCCCCGAGCAGGCCGTCGAGTCCTCGATCAGGATGATGAAGCTGTCGGGCGCGCAGGCGATCAAGTTCGAGGGCGGACGACGCATCGCACGCCAGGTCAAGGCCGTCACCGACGCGGGCATCCCGTTCTGCGGCCACCTGGGCTTCACGCCGCAGAGCGAGAACGCGCTTGGCGGCCGACGCATCCAGGGGCGCGGTGAGCAGGGCATCCAGGACCTCGTGGACGATGCGCTCGCCCTGCAGGAGGCGGGCGCCTTCGCGGTCGTGCTCGAGATGGTCGTGGCGCCCGCGGCGGAGGCGGTCACCAAGGCCCTCGACATCCCGACGATCGGCATCGGCGCAGGCTCCTCCACCGACGGCCAGGTGCTCGTGTGGCTCGACATGGCGGGCGTCGGCGACTGGCACCCCCGGTTCTCGCGCCAGTTCGGCGCGGTGGGCGCCGAGATGACGAATGCCGCGTCGGGCTACGTGCAGGCCGTCAAGGACGTCGAGTTCCCGGCCGCCGAGCACACGTTCGACAGCTGATCGCGGGCGCGCGGACCGCTCAAACGGGGCTGCGCGACGCACAGAGGGCGCGCGAGGCGCGCCGAGGAAGGAGTGCTCGATGGCGAGCATCGTCGTGACCGGCAGCAAAGGCAAGCTCGGCCGGGTGGTCGTGGACGTCCTCACCGCGGAGGGCCACGCCGTCCATGGCCTGGACACCGTGCCCTCCCCGCCGTCACCAGACTTCACGCGGGTCGATCTCACCGACTACGGCCAGACGGTCGACGCGCTCTTCGGGGTGCAGGACCGGTACGACTGCGTCGACGCGGTCGTGCACCTCGCGGCGATCCCGGCGCCCGGCCAGGCCGCGGACGTGGCGACCTTCGACAACAACATGCTCGCGACCTCGCACGTGTTCCAGGGCGCGCTGCGCGCGGGCGTGCGGAAGATCGTCTACGCGTCCTCGGAGACCGTCCTGGGCCTGCCGTTCGCGACCGATCCGCCGTACATCCCCGTGGACGAGGACTACGACGCTCGCCCCGAGTCGAACTACTCGCTCGTGAAGCATCTCGAGGAGCAGATGGCGATCCAGCTGTGCCGCTGGCATCAGGATCTGTCGGTCACGGCGCTGCGCTTCTCCAACGTGATGTACGAGGAGGAGTACGCGGACTTCCCCGCGTTCGACGCCGACGCGACCCTCCGCCGATGGAACCTGTGGGGATACATCGACGCGCGCGACGGCGCCCAGGCGGTGTCCAGGGCGCTCGCGCACGACGCCCTCGGCTTCGAGCGCT comes from Demequina sp. NBRC 110054 and encodes:
- the panB gene encoding 3-methyl-2-oxobutanoate hydroxymethyltransferase, producing the protein MSKKVRIHHFKEMKQRGEKITMLTAYDYPTAKAFDAAGVDMLLVGDSLGDNMLGYDSTVPLTIDEMVPFARAVARAAERAFVVADLPFGSYEVSPEQAVESSIRMMKLSGAQAIKFEGGRRIARQVKAVTDAGIPFCGHLGFTPQSENALGGRRIQGRGEQGIQDLVDDALALQEAGAFAVVLEMVVAPAAEAVTKALDIPTIGIGAGSSTDGQVLVWLDMAGVGDWHPRFSRQFGAVGAEMTNAASGYVQAVKDVEFPAAEHTFDS
- a CDS encoding NAD+ synthase encodes the protein MTDLRIAMAQINTCVGDIAGNAALILDGCRAAAERGARLVAFPEMTTTGYPIEDLALRASFQRAAEQSVHRIAAELDDAGLGDLTVVLGTLGTNDEGRPTNDAVVLRGGAVTERYSKHHLPNYGVFDERRIFAAGHEPCLITADERRIGIVVCEDIWQDGGPVAALASKDLDLLLVLNGSPFEEGKGMVRTELARRRAAEVGAPLVYVNMWGGQDDLVFDGHSFIVAADGEWMANSPGFEDSLVTWDVPARGTAPATGEVVDFASEDEQAYRAVVTGLRDYVNKNGFGSIVLGVSGGIDSALTAAIAADAIGGANVVGVSMPSEFSSEHSKDDAADLCKRIGADYRVQPIAPLVDAFQAQLALTGVAEENLQARVRGVILMAISNRENHLVIAPGNKSELATGYATIYDAGSIGGFAPLKDLDKTRVWALARWRNALARSRGEVEPIPVNSIEKPPSAELRPGQTDQDSLPDYALLDEVLDAYVEHAEGREELLARGFDEAVVDKVLSLVDRAEWKRRQYPLGPKVTALAFGRDRRLPVTSRWREK
- a CDS encoding NAD(P)-dependent oxidoreductase, which translates into the protein MASIVVTGSKGKLGRVVVDVLTAEGHAVHGLDTVPSPPSPDFTRVDLTDYGQTVDALFGVQDRYDCVDAVVHLAAIPAPGQAADVATFDNNMLATSHVFQGALRAGVRKIVYASSETVLGLPFATDPPYIPVDEDYDARPESNYSLVKHLEEQMAIQLCRWHQDLSVTALRFSNVMYEEEYADFPAFDADATLRRWNLWGYIDARDGAQAVSRALAHDALGFERFVIANADTVMSRSSAELVAEQFPDVPVTKELGEHETLLSIDKARAVLGFEPQHSWRDHVG